A genomic region of Columba livia isolate bColLiv1 breed racing homer chromosome 24, bColLiv1.pat.W.v2, whole genome shotgun sequence contains the following coding sequences:
- the BCO2 gene encoding carotenoid-cleaving dioxygenase, mitochondrial isoform X2 gives MNKEIKNLLSKYASILRRELHMKSGWHLSHHYPLSSFTEGGLNRKLIGFKAASSDQQSSAGSKNLLLSPAKEQITFHSPKGLQCISPLIQTVEETPQPIPAKIKGHIPKWINGNLLRNGPGKFEFGEEKFNHWFDGMALLHQFQLEDGTVTYRSKFLQSSSYLTNSQHNRIVVSEFGTLAMPDPCKSVFGRFMSRFEMPQPSDNASVNYVVYKGDYYVSNENIFMYKVDPETLETKEKVDWSKFVAVNGATAHPHYEPDGTTYNMGNSYGKHGSSYNIIQVPPQKSSCSETLEGAKVLCSIAPTDKLKPSYYHSFGMSENYIIFIEQPIKLNLLQIITSKLRGKAIVDGISWEPQYNTCFHVVNKHTGEVLPGQWYSKPFATFHQINAFEDHGCVVLDLCCQDDGTTLATYKLQNLRRSGEGLDQIYDSISRAFPRRFVLPLNVNADTPVGKNLNPLSYTLARAVKDADGKVWCTHENLHPEGFEKVGGLEFPQINYSRYNGRRYRYFYGCGFRHLVGDSLIKVDVETKNFKIWQEDGSYPSEPVFVPVPNATAEDSGVILSVVVSLTENQSAFLLVLDAETFRELGRAEVPVQMPYGFHGVFTSH, from the exons gttcaaaGAATCTCCTGCTCAGCCCAGCAAAAGAGCAGATCACCTTCCACAGCCCCAAGGGTTTGCAATGCATCTCCCCCCTAATTCAGACAGTAGAGGAGACCCCTCAACCCATCCCAGCAAAGATCAAAGGACACATTCCCAAATGGATTAACGGCAATCTTCTGAGGAATGGCCCTGGGAAGTTTGAGTTTGGTGAGGAGAA GTTTAACCATTGGTTTGACGGCATGGCCCTGCTGCATCAGTTCCAGCTGGAGGATGGCACGGTGACATACCGGAGCAAGTTTCTGCAGAGCAGTTCCTACCTGACTAACAGCCAGCACAACCGCATTGTGGTCTCGGAATTTGGGACGCTGGCAATGCCAGACCCGTGCAAGAGTGTCTTTGGGCGCTTCATGTCACGCTTCGAGATGCCAC AACCAAGTGACAATGCCAGTGTGAACTACGTTGTGTATAAAGGAGACTATTATGTCAGCAATGAGAACATCTTCATGTACAAAGTGGATCCGGAAACGCTTGAAACGAAGGAAAAG GTGGACTGGAGCAAATTCGTTGCAGTGAACGGGGCCACCGCTCATCCTCATTATGAGCCCGATGGGACAACATACAACATGGGAAATTCCTATGGGAAACACG GGTCTAGCTATAATATCATTCAGGTCCCTCCACAAAAGTCCAGCTGTAGTGAGACGTTAGAGGGAGCGAAAGTGTTGTGCTCCATTGCTCCAACGGATAAGCTGAAACCCTCCTACTATCACAGCTTCG GAATGAGTGAAAACTACATCATTTTCATTGAGCAGCCCATCAAGCTAAATCTGTTGCAGATTATCACTTCCAAGCTTCGTGGGAAAGCCATTGTTGATGGGATAAGCTGGGAGCCTCAGTACAACACTTGCTTCCACGTGGTGAACAAGCACACTGGGGAG GTGCTGCCAGGGCAGTGGTACAGCAAGCCCTTTGCTACTTTCCACCAAATCAACGCCTTTGAAGATCACGGCTGCGTGGTCCTTGACCTGTGCTGCCAGGATGATGGAACAACTTTGGCTACATACAAACTTCAGAACCTGCGGAGGAGTGGGGAAGGTCTGGATCAG ATTTATGACTCAATATCCCGAGCTTTCCCTCGTCGCTTTGTGCTCCCACTGAACGTGAATGCAGACACACCTGTGGGCAAGAATCTGAACCCGCTTTCTTATACATTGGCAAGGGCTGTGAAAGACGCAGATGGCAAG GTCTGGTGCACACATGAAAATCTCCACCCTGAGGGATTTGAAAAGGTTGGGGGCTTGGAGTTCCCCCAGATCAACTACTCTCGGTACAATGGCAGGAGGTACCGTTACTTCTATGGATGTGGTTTTAGGCATTTGGTTGGAGATTCCTTGATCAAGGTTGATGTGGAGACCAAGAATTTCAAG ATTTGGCAGGAGGATGGATCCTACCCCTCAGAGCCTGTGTTTGTGCCAGTACCTAATGCCACGGCAGAAGACAGTGGAGTCATCTTGTCTGTTGTGGTCTCCCTCACTGAG AACCAAAGTGCTTTCCTGCTTGTCCTGGATGCAGAAACCTTCAGAGAACTGGGGCGAGCAGAAGTCCCAGTGCAAATGCCTTATGGATTCCACGGCGTCTTTACTTCCCACTGA
- the BCO2 gene encoding carotenoid-cleaving dioxygenase, mitochondrial isoform X3 — MMMSGSSLHPIHQCWLHTAILPPVPCLTISDPMPSSKRNMFSKILLSAISLLLANLQHFLCSLMQFVPARKQLSEPLALGNQPVRWNKGTSQQTQGSKNLLLSPAKEQITFHSPKGLQCISPLIQTVEETPQPIPAKIKGHIPKWINGNLLRNGPGKFEFGEEKFNHWFDGMALLHQFQLEDGTVTYRSKFLQSSSYLTNSQHNRIVVSEFGTLAMPDPCKSVFGRFMSRFEMPQPSDNASVNYVVYKGDYYVSNENIFMYKVDPETLETKEKVDWSKFVAVNGATAHPHYEPDGTTYNMGNSYGKHGSSYNIIQVPPQKSSCSETLEGAKVLCSIAPTDKLKPSYYHSFGMSENYIIFIEQPIKLNLLQIITSKLRGKAIVDGISWEPQYNTCFHVVNKHTGEVLPGQWYSKPFATFHQINAFEDHGCVVLDLCCQDDGTTLATYKLQNLRRSGEGLDQIYDSISRAFPRRFVLPLNVNADTPVGKNLNPLSYTLARAVKDADGKVWCTHENLHPEGFEKVGGLEFPQINYSRYNGRRYRYFYGCGFRHLVGDSLIKVDVETKNFKIWQEDGSYPSEPVFVPVPNATAEDSGVILSVVVSLTENQSAFLLVLDAETFRELGRAEVPVQMPYGFHGVFTSH; from the exons CCACCGGTACCCTGCCTGACCATCTCCGATCCGATGCCTTCTTCCAAGCGGAATATGTTTTCCAAAATCCTTTTGTCTGCCATCAGCCTCCTGCTTGCTAATTTGCAgcatttcctctgctctttgATGCAATTCGTTCCAG CGAGGAAGCAGTTGTCTGAGCCCCTGGCTTTAGGAAATCAACCCGTTAGATGGAACAAGGGGACTTCCCAGCAGACACAAG gttcaaaGAATCTCCTGCTCAGCCCAGCAAAAGAGCAGATCACCTTCCACAGCCCCAAGGGTTTGCAATGCATCTCCCCCCTAATTCAGACAGTAGAGGAGACCCCTCAACCCATCCCAGCAAAGATCAAAGGACACATTCCCAAATGGATTAACGGCAATCTTCTGAGGAATGGCCCTGGGAAGTTTGAGTTTGGTGAGGAGAA GTTTAACCATTGGTTTGACGGCATGGCCCTGCTGCATCAGTTCCAGCTGGAGGATGGCACGGTGACATACCGGAGCAAGTTTCTGCAGAGCAGTTCCTACCTGACTAACAGCCAGCACAACCGCATTGTGGTCTCGGAATTTGGGACGCTGGCAATGCCAGACCCGTGCAAGAGTGTCTTTGGGCGCTTCATGTCACGCTTCGAGATGCCAC AACCAAGTGACAATGCCAGTGTGAACTACGTTGTGTATAAAGGAGACTATTATGTCAGCAATGAGAACATCTTCATGTACAAAGTGGATCCGGAAACGCTTGAAACGAAGGAAAAG GTGGACTGGAGCAAATTCGTTGCAGTGAACGGGGCCACCGCTCATCCTCATTATGAGCCCGATGGGACAACATACAACATGGGAAATTCCTATGGGAAACACG GGTCTAGCTATAATATCATTCAGGTCCCTCCACAAAAGTCCAGCTGTAGTGAGACGTTAGAGGGAGCGAAAGTGTTGTGCTCCATTGCTCCAACGGATAAGCTGAAACCCTCCTACTATCACAGCTTCG GAATGAGTGAAAACTACATCATTTTCATTGAGCAGCCCATCAAGCTAAATCTGTTGCAGATTATCACTTCCAAGCTTCGTGGGAAAGCCATTGTTGATGGGATAAGCTGGGAGCCTCAGTACAACACTTGCTTCCACGTGGTGAACAAGCACACTGGGGAG GTGCTGCCAGGGCAGTGGTACAGCAAGCCCTTTGCTACTTTCCACCAAATCAACGCCTTTGAAGATCACGGCTGCGTGGTCCTTGACCTGTGCTGCCAGGATGATGGAACAACTTTGGCTACATACAAACTTCAGAACCTGCGGAGGAGTGGGGAAGGTCTGGATCAG ATTTATGACTCAATATCCCGAGCTTTCCCTCGTCGCTTTGTGCTCCCACTGAACGTGAATGCAGACACACCTGTGGGCAAGAATCTGAACCCGCTTTCTTATACATTGGCAAGGGCTGTGAAAGACGCAGATGGCAAG GTCTGGTGCACACATGAAAATCTCCACCCTGAGGGATTTGAAAAGGTTGGGGGCTTGGAGTTCCCCCAGATCAACTACTCTCGGTACAATGGCAGGAGGTACCGTTACTTCTATGGATGTGGTTTTAGGCATTTGGTTGGAGATTCCTTGATCAAGGTTGATGTGGAGACCAAGAATTTCAAG ATTTGGCAGGAGGATGGATCCTACCCCTCAGAGCCTGTGTTTGTGCCAGTACCTAATGCCACGGCAGAAGACAGTGGAGTCATCTTGTCTGTTGTGGTCTCCCTCACTGAG AACCAAAGTGCTTTCCTGCTTGTCCTGGATGCAGAAACCTTCAGAGAACTGGGGCGAGCAGAAGTCCCAGTGCAAATGCCTTATGGATTCCACGGCGTCTTTACTTCCCACTGA
- the BCO2 gene encoding carotenoid-cleaving dioxygenase, mitochondrial isoform X1: MPSSKRNMFSKILLSAISLLLANLQHFLCSLMQFVPGSKNLLLSPAKEQITFHSPKGLQCISPLIQTVEETPQPIPAKIKGHIPKWINGNLLRNGPGKFEFGEEKFNHWFDGMALLHQFQLEDGTVTYRSKFLQSSSYLTNSQHNRIVVSEFGTLAMPDPCKSVFGRFMSRFEMPQPSDNASVNYVVYKGDYYVSNENIFMYKVDPETLETKEKVDWSKFVAVNGATAHPHYEPDGTTYNMGNSYGKHGSSYNIIQVPPQKSSCSETLEGAKVLCSIAPTDKLKPSYYHSFGMSENYIIFIEQPIKLNLLQIITSKLRGKAIVDGISWEPQYNTCFHVVNKHTGEVLPGQWYSKPFATFHQINAFEDHGCVVLDLCCQDDGTTLATYKLQNLRRSGEGLDQIYDSISRAFPRRFVLPLNVNADTPVGKNLNPLSYTLARAVKDADGKVWCTHENLHPEGFEKVGGLEFPQINYSRYNGRRYRYFYGCGFRHLVGDSLIKVDVETKNFKIWQEDGSYPSEPVFVPVPNATAEDSGVILSVVVSLTENQSAFLLVLDAETFRELGRAEVPVQMPYGFHGVFTSH, encoded by the exons ATGCCTTCTTCCAAGCGGAATATGTTTTCCAAAATCCTTTTGTCTGCCATCAGCCTCCTGCTTGCTAATTTGCAgcatttcctctgctctttgATGCAATTCGTTCCAG gttcaaaGAATCTCCTGCTCAGCCCAGCAAAAGAGCAGATCACCTTCCACAGCCCCAAGGGTTTGCAATGCATCTCCCCCCTAATTCAGACAGTAGAGGAGACCCCTCAACCCATCCCAGCAAAGATCAAAGGACACATTCCCAAATGGATTAACGGCAATCTTCTGAGGAATGGCCCTGGGAAGTTTGAGTTTGGTGAGGAGAA GTTTAACCATTGGTTTGACGGCATGGCCCTGCTGCATCAGTTCCAGCTGGAGGATGGCACGGTGACATACCGGAGCAAGTTTCTGCAGAGCAGTTCCTACCTGACTAACAGCCAGCACAACCGCATTGTGGTCTCGGAATTTGGGACGCTGGCAATGCCAGACCCGTGCAAGAGTGTCTTTGGGCGCTTCATGTCACGCTTCGAGATGCCAC AACCAAGTGACAATGCCAGTGTGAACTACGTTGTGTATAAAGGAGACTATTATGTCAGCAATGAGAACATCTTCATGTACAAAGTGGATCCGGAAACGCTTGAAACGAAGGAAAAG GTGGACTGGAGCAAATTCGTTGCAGTGAACGGGGCCACCGCTCATCCTCATTATGAGCCCGATGGGACAACATACAACATGGGAAATTCCTATGGGAAACACG GGTCTAGCTATAATATCATTCAGGTCCCTCCACAAAAGTCCAGCTGTAGTGAGACGTTAGAGGGAGCGAAAGTGTTGTGCTCCATTGCTCCAACGGATAAGCTGAAACCCTCCTACTATCACAGCTTCG GAATGAGTGAAAACTACATCATTTTCATTGAGCAGCCCATCAAGCTAAATCTGTTGCAGATTATCACTTCCAAGCTTCGTGGGAAAGCCATTGTTGATGGGATAAGCTGGGAGCCTCAGTACAACACTTGCTTCCACGTGGTGAACAAGCACACTGGGGAG GTGCTGCCAGGGCAGTGGTACAGCAAGCCCTTTGCTACTTTCCACCAAATCAACGCCTTTGAAGATCACGGCTGCGTGGTCCTTGACCTGTGCTGCCAGGATGATGGAACAACTTTGGCTACATACAAACTTCAGAACCTGCGGAGGAGTGGGGAAGGTCTGGATCAG ATTTATGACTCAATATCCCGAGCTTTCCCTCGTCGCTTTGTGCTCCCACTGAACGTGAATGCAGACACACCTGTGGGCAAGAATCTGAACCCGCTTTCTTATACATTGGCAAGGGCTGTGAAAGACGCAGATGGCAAG GTCTGGTGCACACATGAAAATCTCCACCCTGAGGGATTTGAAAAGGTTGGGGGCTTGGAGTTCCCCCAGATCAACTACTCTCGGTACAATGGCAGGAGGTACCGTTACTTCTATGGATGTGGTTTTAGGCATTTGGTTGGAGATTCCTTGATCAAGGTTGATGTGGAGACCAAGAATTTCAAG ATTTGGCAGGAGGATGGATCCTACCCCTCAGAGCCTGTGTTTGTGCCAGTACCTAATGCCACGGCAGAAGACAGTGGAGTCATCTTGTCTGTTGTGGTCTCCCTCACTGAG AACCAAAGTGCTTTCCTGCTTGTCCTGGATGCAGAAACCTTCAGAGAACTGGGGCGAGCAGAAGTCCCAGTGCAAATGCCTTATGGATTCCACGGCGTCTTTACTTCCCACTGA